TTTCCCAAGCAGGACCTGGTTAACTATCTGGAAGGCATTGGCATGCGCTTTGGTCCCGATCTGAATGCTTACACAAGTTTTGATGAAACGGTCTACATGCTTCAGGTTCCCACCGACAGCATAAACCAGATGGCAACAGGCTTTAGAATTTTGGAAAACTGGGCTCACAAGGTCAGTCTCGAAGGAGAGGAAATTGACAAAGAGCGCGGCGTGGTTGTTGAAGAATGGCGTCTGGGACAGGGTGCGGGGCAACGCATTTTTGACAAACAACTCCCTGTACTTTTTAAAGGCTCACGGTATGCTGATAGACTTCCAATTGGTTCCATGGATATTATTCAGAATGCCAGTCATGAGAGTGTTAAGCGCTTTTATAATGACTGGTATAGACCAGATCTTATGGCAGTTGTAGCAGTTGGTGATTTTGATCCAGCTGATATTGAAGCCAGAATAAAAAATCTCTTTGGTGCAATACCCAAGGCGACTGAAACCAGAGATCGTACAATTTTTGATGTACCCGGTCATTCTGAGGTGCTTTATGCAGTTGCATCAGATCCAGAAGCCACTCGTTCAAGTGTGAATATTCTCTTTAAACATCCCGCACGAATTGATCGCACGGCAGGTGAATATCGTGACAACATCATTGAACGTATTTACCATGAAATGCTGAATGCACGTTTTAGTGAATTATCCCAGAAGGCTGATGCACCGTTTCTGTATGCTTATTCCACTAAATGGGGCTGGGCCAGAACATCTGTAATGGCTGCTCTCGGTGCTGGTGTTGTGGATGGTGGGATCCCTGCCGGTCTGGAAGCGGTTCTTATTGAGGGTGAACGTGTTCGTCGTCATGGTTTCACATCAACAGAGTTGGATCGTGCAAAAAAATCGGTGCTCAGATCTATGGAAGCGCTCTATCAGGAGCGAGATAAGCAGGAGTCCCGTGGGTATGCCTCAGAACTCATTCGCCACTTTCTGGAAGAAGAAGCTGTGTCGGGTATAGAATATGAGTTTCAACTGTACAAGGAAACGGTCCCTGGAATTGGTCTTGATGAAGTCAACGCGCTGGCACAGAAATTTATCACAGATGAGAACCGGGTTGTCATGGCATCTGGACCAGAAAAAGAAGGCGTCTCAGTACCTGGTGAAGCTGAATTGGCTGCTGTCATGGCCAGCATCGCAACCTTGAATATAGAGCCCTATGTAGATCAGGTATCCACTGAACCACTGATCTCTGAACTTCCCAAAGCAGGCAGTGTAGCCGAGAAAAAATATCATGAAGATATCGACACCTACGAATTACGCTTGAGCAATGGTGTGAGGGTTGTTCTAAAATCCACAGATTTTAAAAATGATGAAATTCTCTTTCAAGCTTACAGCCCGGGTGGCTATTCAGTGTTTAACGACGATGATCTTATCACAGGCAAGATGGCTGATAAATTGATGGACTATAGTGGTCTGGGAAATTTCAGTCTCATGGATCTTCAGAAACTGATGGCAGGTAAAGAGGTCGCTACAACACCTTATATAAGCGAACTCTATGAAGGTCTACGTGGTTCAGTATCACCCAAGGATATTGAAATGCTGTTCCAGATGATCTATCTGCAATTCACAGCCAGTCGTCAGGATGAAGCAGCAGTTGCAGCTCTAATGACTCAGCTCCGCTCGCAGCTGGAGAATAAAAGTCTCAGTCCTGAAGCGGCTTATAGTGATACACTTGCTGCAACCATGAATCGCTATCATCACCGTCGTCAACCCATGACGGTTGAAAAACTTGATCTGGTTGACCTCAACAGGGCTCAAGAACTGTATGATGAGCGTTTTGAAGATGCCGGTGATTTTACTTTTCTATTTGTGGGAAGTTTTAAAATGGAAACCATGTTGCCACTCATTGTCCAATATCTGGGTTCATTGCCTGCTACAGGTAGAAATGAAACCTGGGTAGATGAGGGTGTGATGTCACCACAGGGCAAAATTCAAAAGGAAGTCAAGCGCGGTGTGGAACCTAAAAGTCGTACACGCATTATTTTTCCCGGGAAGTTTGAGTATACCCGCCAGAATCGTTATGACATGTACTCCATGATGCAGGTACTTCGTATTCGTTTGCGTGAAGTGCTCCGCGAGGATATGGGTGGTGTCTATGGCGTGAGTGTCTGGGCCAGCATGTCTAAGGAGCCAGAACCAGAATATTCGCTGAATGTGACTTTTGGTTGCGCCCCTGATCGAGTTCAGGAGTTGACGGATGCTGTTATGGTCGAGATCAAAAAGATCATGAA
The Candidatus Neomarinimicrobiota bacterium genome window above contains:
- a CDS encoding insulinase family protein → MYRSRSLPVLLIALTLLMSACVFNGEKADDSSIDLKAQMPTDPSLIEGQLDNGLKYFIKKNGKPENRAELRLVINAGSIMEDEDQLGLAHLLEHLAFNGTEDFPKQDLVNYLEGIGMRFGPDLNAYTSFDETVYMLQVPTDSINQMATGFRILENWAHKVSLEGEEIDKERGVVVEEWRLGQGAGQRIFDKQLPVLFKGSRYADRLPIGSMDIIQNASHESVKRFYNDWYRPDLMAVVAVGDFDPADIEARIKNLFGAIPKATETRDRTIFDVPGHSEVLYAVASDPEATRSSVNILFKHPARIDRTAGEYRDNIIERIYHEMLNARFSELSQKADAPFLYAYSTKWGWARTSVMAALGAGVVDGGIPAGLEAVLIEGERVRRHGFTSTELDRAKKSVLRSMEALYQERDKQESRGYASELIRHFLEEEAVSGIEYEFQLYKETVPGIGLDEVNALAQKFITDENRVVMASGPEKEGVSVPGEAELAAVMASIATLNIEPYVDQVSTEPLISELPKAGSVAEKKYHEDIDTYELRLSNGVRVVLKSTDFKNDEILFQAYSPGGYSVFNDDDLITGKMADKLMDYSGLGNFSLMDLQKLMAGKEVATTPYISELYEGLRGSVSPKDIEMLFQMIYLQFTASRQDEAAVAALMTQLRSQLENKSLSPEAAYSDTLAATMNRYHHRRQPMTVEKLDLVDLNRAQELYDERFEDAGDFTFLFVGSFKMETMLPLIVQYLGSLPATGRNETWVDEGVMSPQGKIQKEVKRGVEPKSRTRIIFPGKFEYTRQNRYDMYSMMQVLRIRLREVLREDMGGVYGVSVWASMSKEPEPEYSLNVTFGCAPDRVQELTDAVMVEIKKIMNEAPDQVNVDKVKESQRREREINIQKNSYWLNSLAVYYREGRELSDFMKFNELIEGFSAEHAQAAAAKYFDLDRMVQVTLNPED